One Microbacterium sp. W4I20 DNA window includes the following coding sequences:
- a CDS encoding type II toxin-antitoxin system VapB family antitoxin, producing the protein MSLNIKNETTHALVRQLAELTGQSQTSAVEDAVRRRIAELEGAKEAEVERKRAAIRAVVEEARKLPVIGPSYEEIMDEMYDEAGLPR; encoded by the coding sequence ATGAGCCTCAACATCAAGAACGAGACGACGCATGCGCTCGTGCGTCAGCTGGCCGAGCTCACCGGACAGAGTCAGACGAGTGCCGTCGAGGATGCTGTACGTCGGCGGATCGCCGAGCTCGAGGGGGCGAAGGAGGCAGAGGTCGAGCGCAAGCGTGCGGCTATCCGTGCGGTTGTCGAAGAGGCTCGAAAGCTCCCGGTCATCGGGCCGAGCTACGAAGAGATCATGGACGAGATGTACGACGAAGCCGGGCTTCCGCGGTGA
- a CDS encoding TetR/AcrR family transcriptional regulator — protein MARSDARHRLARERAREALLQAAIEVFSERGVAGSSIAEITQRAGNAQGLVNYHFGGKDQLVAAVIDRWFETVLGFAQVDGTPDEALAAVIDGALTATAYALPLQRAVLAMQQQPATHRLFAESEARHEDAAKAAEDAVRELFRARGAADPALEEIMLRSTLEGIFVKFAVFGATYPLEDARRWMHQRYGLPEPTTPIAPPVRLHDGERRPRATGILDSGA, from the coding sequence ATGGCCCGCTCCGACGCCCGTCACCGCCTCGCCCGCGAGCGCGCCCGGGAGGCCCTCCTGCAGGCGGCCATCGAAGTCTTCAGTGAACGCGGAGTGGCGGGATCCAGCATCGCCGAGATCACGCAGAGGGCCGGCAACGCACAGGGCCTCGTGAACTACCACTTCGGCGGCAAGGACCAGCTCGTCGCCGCCGTCATCGATCGATGGTTCGAGACCGTGCTCGGCTTCGCGCAGGTCGACGGGACGCCCGATGAGGCGCTCGCCGCGGTGATCGACGGCGCGCTGACGGCGACCGCCTATGCGCTACCGCTGCAGCGCGCGGTGCTGGCGATGCAGCAGCAGCCCGCCACCCACCGGCTCTTCGCCGAATCGGAGGCCCGGCACGAGGACGCGGCGAAGGCGGCGGAGGATGCCGTGCGGGAGCTCTTCCGGGCCAGGGGCGCCGCCGATCCGGCGCTGGAGGAGATCATGCTGCGGAGCACCCTCGAGGGCATCTTCGTGAAGTTCGCGGTCTTCGGCGCCACCTATCCGCTGGAGGATGCCCGCCGATGGATGCATCAGCGGTACGGACTGCCGGAGCCGACAACGCCGATCGCTCCGCCCGTGCGACTCCATGACGGCGAACGGCGTCCGCGAGCGACGGGGATACTGGACTCGGGAGCGTGA
- a CDS encoding type II toxin-antitoxin system VapC family toxin produces the protein MIVDSSAVVAILIDETDGPDLERTLLADPAPVMSAATLLESHIVMRRRFGEVGVSKVDRLVREAGIRVVMVDEVQARAASRGHAAFGRGSKHPARLNYGDCFSYALAITRDEPLLFKGDDFVHTDVRRVPSGR, from the coding sequence GTGATCGTCGACTCGTCAGCGGTTGTCGCCATCCTGATCGACGAGACGGATGGTCCCGATCTCGAACGCACTTTGCTCGCAGACCCTGCGCCCGTCATGTCGGCAGCGACCCTGCTCGAATCACATATCGTCATGCGACGGCGCTTCGGGGAGGTGGGGGTTTCCAAGGTCGACCGCCTCGTTCGCGAAGCAGGCATCCGTGTCGTGATGGTCGATGAAGTCCAGGCCCGGGCCGCCAGCCGCGGTCACGCGGCTTTCGGTCGCGGCTCCAAGCATCCGGCCCGCCTGAACTACGGCGACTGCTTCTCGTATGCGCTCGCGATCACCCGCGACGAGCCGCTGCTCTTCAAGGGCGACGACTTCGTCCACACCGACGTACGCCGCGTGCCTTCCGGTCGTTGA
- a CDS encoding urea amidolyase family protein — MRILTASDRALLVEAADLDEAMRLNLAWEGVAGIVERVPGARTVLVRFDPLQVSAADLTAVLSATEVAPGPPPVAGRVTVPVHYDGEDLDEAASLLGVSAESLVSRHLAADWRVAFSGFAPGFGYVVSSDPLFEVPRRSSPRTRVPAGSVALAGQFTGVYPRESPGGWQLIGRTDAVMWDIDRDPPALLSPGTAVRFERVREQVRLSEDGDHREQSRGVNGRHAAGETDAPAFSAEVVMPAVEVVRPSLQLLVQDAGRPGYAALGVSAAGAADRRAMRDANRAVGNATTAAVLESVGGAVLRFHGAGVAAVTGAIGALTLTDVGGAVRSVVHGAPFATAEGDELIIGHPERGLRHVIAVRGGIDAETVLGSRSADTLAGLGPQHLVAGAVMRIAGAAPDPVEPDAVLRDLPAPGELVELEITLGPRDDWFTAVARDTLTHQEWTVTPRADRVGIRLQGDVPLERSVGGELPSEGAVTGAIQVPPDGQPMLFLPDHPLTGGYPIIGALTDRSLDLAGQLAPGVRLRFVVKDSAV, encoded by the coding sequence ATGCGCATCCTCACGGCATCCGATCGCGCGCTCCTCGTCGAGGCGGCCGACCTCGACGAGGCGATGCGCCTGAATCTCGCATGGGAAGGGGTCGCCGGCATCGTCGAGCGCGTCCCCGGCGCACGCACGGTGCTCGTGCGCTTCGATCCGTTGCAGGTCTCCGCCGCCGACCTCACCGCGGTTCTCTCGGCGACGGAAGTCGCCCCCGGGCCGCCGCCGGTCGCCGGCCGGGTCACAGTGCCCGTGCACTACGACGGCGAGGACCTCGACGAGGCAGCGTCCCTGCTCGGCGTCTCGGCCGAGAGCTTGGTGAGCCGGCACCTCGCCGCCGACTGGCGCGTCGCGTTCTCGGGCTTCGCTCCCGGATTCGGCTACGTCGTCAGCAGCGATCCCCTGTTCGAGGTGCCGCGCCGCTCGTCGCCGCGTACGCGCGTGCCCGCGGGGTCCGTCGCACTCGCCGGACAGTTCACCGGGGTGTATCCCCGCGAGAGCCCGGGCGGCTGGCAGCTCATCGGCCGCACGGATGCCGTGATGTGGGACATCGACCGAGACCCGCCTGCCCTGCTGTCACCCGGCACGGCCGTGCGGTTCGAGCGGGTGCGTGAACAGGTGCGGCTGTCGGAGGACGGAGACCATCGCGAGCAGTCGCGGGGTGTCAACGGCCGCCATGCCGCGGGGGAGACGGATGCTCCCGCTTTCTCCGCCGAGGTTGTCATGCCCGCAGTCGAGGTGGTGCGCCCGTCGCTGCAACTGCTGGTGCAGGATGCCGGGCGCCCGGGCTACGCGGCGCTCGGGGTCTCGGCAGCCGGAGCGGCCGACCGCCGGGCGATGCGCGACGCGAACCGCGCGGTGGGCAATGCGACCACGGCCGCGGTGCTCGAGAGCGTCGGGGGTGCGGTGCTGCGATTCCACGGCGCAGGTGTCGCCGCGGTCACGGGGGCGATCGGGGCGCTCACCCTCACCGATGTCGGCGGGGCCGTTCGCAGCGTCGTACACGGAGCTCCTTTCGCCACGGCCGAGGGCGACGAGCTGATCATCGGGCATCCGGAGCGCGGGTTGCGTCACGTCATCGCCGTGCGGGGCGGGATCGATGCGGAGACTGTCCTCGGGAGCCGGTCCGCCGACACGCTCGCCGGACTGGGTCCGCAGCACCTCGTGGCGGGGGCGGTGATGCGGATCGCGGGCGCCGCGCCGGATCCCGTCGAGCCCGATGCTGTACTCCGCGACCTCCCTGCCCCCGGCGAGCTCGTCGAGCTCGAGATCACTCTCGGGCCCCGGGACGACTGGTTCACGGCGGTAGCGCGCGACACGCTCACCCACCAGGAGTGGACCGTCACCCCGCGTGCCGATCGCGTCGGCATCCGCCTTCAGGGCGATGTGCCGCTGGAGCGGTCGGTCGGCGGGGAGCTGCCGAGCGAAGGAGCGGTCACCGGTGCGATTCAGGTGCCGCCCGACGGGCAGCCGATGCTGTTCCTCCCCGATCACCCCCTCACGGGTGGTTACCCGATCATCGGTGCGCTCACCGATCGGAGCCTCGATCTCGCAGGTCAGCTGGCGCCGGGCGTGCGCCTCCGGTTCGTCGTCAAGGACTCCGCGGTCTGA
- a CDS encoding uracil-xanthine permease family protein encodes MALWKLHGNGRTVEAGAVVTPEERLNWPATIAIGAQHVVAMFGATFLVPTLTGFPVSTTLLFSGLGTLIFLLITKNRLPSYLGSSFAFIAPITAAVAAGGTGSALAGVVAVGILLTVVGLVVQFAGLRWVDALMPPVVAGAIVALIGFNLAPTAWNNFKIDPVTATITLVAIIVFAVLFRGFLGRISIFLGVAVGFVYAALTGSFSVPNELRGGKTPAELISDAPWVGLPHFDFPNFVEPGTWSTIAMFLPVVLVLVAENVGHVRGVATMTEDPEINKHTGRALIADGVATTIAGGFGGSGTTTYGENIGVMAATRVYSTAVYWVAGLFAILLAFSPKVGEVFNSIPAGVLGGATTALYGLIGIIGIKIWVDSRVDFSRPVNQYTAAVSLVIGIAGFSMQLGDFAFGGIVLGTVAALLIYHVGNAIARARKTGADDPKPLEPVGPLGGDPA; translated from the coding sequence ATGGCCCTGTGGAAGCTGCATGGAAACGGCCGCACGGTCGAGGCCGGCGCCGTCGTCACGCCCGAAGAGCGGCTGAACTGGCCGGCGACCATCGCGATCGGCGCTCAGCACGTCGTCGCCATGTTCGGGGCGACGTTCCTGGTTCCCACGCTGACCGGCTTCCCGGTGTCGACCACGCTGCTCTTCAGCGGTCTCGGCACCCTGATCTTCCTGCTGATCACGAAGAACCGGCTGCCCAGCTACCTCGGCTCCTCGTTCGCGTTCATCGCCCCGATCACGGCGGCCGTCGCCGCGGGCGGCACGGGTTCGGCTCTCGCCGGAGTGGTCGCCGTCGGCATCCTGCTGACCGTCGTCGGCCTGGTCGTGCAATTCGCCGGCCTCCGCTGGGTGGACGCGCTGATGCCCCCGGTCGTCGCCGGTGCCATCGTCGCGCTCATCGGGTTCAACCTCGCCCCGACCGCCTGGAACAACTTCAAGATCGACCCGGTCACCGCCACCATCACACTCGTCGCGATCATCGTGTTCGCGGTGCTGTTCCGCGGGTTCCTCGGCCGCATCTCGATCTTCCTCGGCGTCGCAGTCGGCTTCGTCTACGCCGCCCTCACGGGCTCCTTCTCGGTCCCGAACGAACTGCGCGGCGGCAAGACGCCCGCCGAGCTGATCTCGGATGCGCCCTGGGTCGGTCTGCCGCACTTCGACTTCCCGAACTTCGTCGAGCCGGGCACCTGGTCGACGATCGCGATGTTCCTCCCCGTCGTGCTCGTGCTCGTCGCCGAGAACGTCGGGCACGTGCGCGGCGTCGCGACGATGACCGAGGACCCCGAGATCAACAAGCACACGGGTCGCGCACTCATCGCCGATGGTGTGGCCACGACCATCGCCGGTGGCTTCGGCGGTTCGGGCACCACGACGTACGGCGAGAACATCGGCGTCATGGCCGCGACCCGCGTCTACTCGACCGCGGTCTACTGGGTCGCCGGTCTCTTCGCGATCCTGCTCGCGTTCTCGCCGAAGGTCGGCGAGGTGTTCAACTCGATCCCCGCCGGCGTGCTCGGCGGCGCGACCACCGCGCTCTACGGCCTGATCGGCATCATCGGCATCAAGATCTGGGTCGACAGCCGCGTCGACTTCTCGCGTCCGGTCAACCAGTACACCGCCGCGGTCTCGCTCGTGATCGGCATCGCCGGGTTCTCGATGCAGCTCGGCGACTTCGCGTTCGGCGGCATCGTGCTCGGCACGGTCGCCGCACTCCTGATCTACCACGTGGGCAACGCGATCGCCCGGGCGCGCAAGACCGGCGCCGACGACCCGAAGCCGCTCGAGCCCGTCGGTCCGCTGGGCGGAGACCCCGCCTAG
- a CDS encoding phosphoribosylaminoimidazolesuccinocarboxamide synthase: MGRVSTPSEGTARPIPGWRHLYSGKVRDLYASEDAEDTRILVVASDRVSAFDFVLSPGIPEKGALLTRLSRWWFAQLDDVPNHIAEGEIPDAVADHAMLAQSLEMLPVECVVRGYITGSGWVEYQESGTVCGIPLPAGLENGDRLPEPLFTPAYKAPMGEHDENITFEKTIELVGAERAAELRDVSLALYTRAAAIAEEKGLILADTKFEFGTDADGVLRLADEVLTSDSSRYWDAEAWNTGVTPSERMASFDKQIVRDWLASNWDKQGEPPLLPDDIVERTADRYRELIARLGA, from the coding sequence ATGGGGCGGGTGAGCACACCTTCAGAAGGCACGGCACGCCCCATTCCCGGCTGGCGGCACCTCTACTCCGGCAAGGTCCGCGATCTGTACGCGTCGGAGGACGCCGAGGACACGCGCATCCTCGTCGTCGCCTCGGACCGCGTGAGCGCGTTCGATTTCGTGCTCTCCCCCGGCATCCCCGAGAAGGGCGCGCTGCTCACGCGCCTCAGCCGCTGGTGGTTCGCGCAGCTCGACGATGTGCCCAACCACATCGCCGAGGGCGAGATCCCGGATGCCGTCGCGGACCACGCCATGCTCGCGCAGTCACTCGAGATGCTGCCCGTCGAATGCGTCGTGCGCGGCTACATCACCGGCAGCGGCTGGGTGGAGTACCAGGAGAGCGGCACCGTCTGCGGCATCCCGCTGCCCGCCGGTCTCGAGAACGGCGACCGACTGCCGGAACCGCTGTTCACCCCGGCCTACAAGGCGCCGATGGGCGAGCACGACGAGAACATCACCTTCGAGAAGACCATCGAGTTGGTCGGCGCCGAGCGCGCGGCCGAACTGCGCGACGTGTCGCTGGCGCTCTACACCCGCGCCGCGGCGATCGCCGAGGAGAAGGGGCTGATCCTCGCCGACACCAAGTTCGAGTTCGGGACGGATGCCGATGGCGTGCTGCGGCTGGCCGACGAGGTGCTCACGAGCGACTCGTCGCGGTACTGGGATGCCGAGGCGTGGAACACCGGCGTCACCCCGAGCGAGCGGATGGCGAGCTTCGACAAGCAGATCGTGCGCGACTGGCTCGCGTCGAATTGGGACAAGCAGGGCGAGCCGCCGCTGCTGCCCGACGACATCGTCGAGCGCACCGCCGACCGCTACCGCGAGCTGATCGCGCGCCTCGGGGCGTGA
- a CDS encoding DHA2 family efflux MFS transporter permease subunit, with amino-acid sequence MTDSTKAASPETGPFAAGNAPKSPWPALWALVIGFFMILVDTTIVSVANPAIKAALDPDTNNLDNVVWVTSAYLLAYAVPLLITGRLGDRFGPKNIYLIGLAVFTLASLWCGLSNSLEGLIAARAVQGLGAAFMTPQTMAVITRTFPADRRGAAMGLWGATAGVATLVGPLAGGLLVDGFGWQWIFFVNLPVGVIAFIAAWILVPRLKTHPHRFDILGVVLSAAAIFLLVFGLQEGEKYDWGVIWGPISVWGLIIAGIVVLGLFVLQQWKTKSEALVPLALFRDRNFSGANIAIATVGFAVTSMSLPLMFFLQIARGLTPTQAALLMIPMAVFSGVLAPLAGKILDRTDPRVILIPGLIAFGAALVWYSSLVNMDSEIWMFLFPSALLGIGSAGMWGPLATTATRMLPMRQAGAGAGIYNTTRTIGSVVGSAAIATFMQARLEANLPGMGDAAGSIGSGGKLPDAVAEGFAAGMSQAILLPACVIVIGLVASLFLRGAPQQRSAKVDAPASVPVE; translated from the coding sequence ATGACCGATTCCACCAAGGCCGCGAGCCCCGAGACGGGGCCGTTCGCGGCCGGCAACGCGCCGAAGAGCCCCTGGCCCGCCCTGTGGGCGCTCGTCATCGGGTTCTTCATGATCCTCGTCGACACCACGATCGTCTCGGTCGCGAACCCCGCGATCAAGGCCGCGCTCGACCCGGACACCAACAATCTCGACAACGTGGTGTGGGTCACGAGTGCCTATCTGCTCGCCTACGCGGTTCCGCTGCTGATCACCGGACGTCTGGGTGACCGCTTCGGACCGAAGAACATCTACCTGATCGGTCTCGCGGTCTTCACGCTCGCCTCGCTGTGGTGCGGCCTGTCGAACTCGCTCGAGGGCCTGATCGCCGCCCGTGCGGTGCAGGGTCTCGGTGCGGCCTTCATGACGCCGCAGACGATGGCGGTCATCACCCGCACCTTCCCCGCCGACCGCCGGGGTGCGGCCATGGGGCTGTGGGGCGCGACCGCCGGTGTGGCGACCCTCGTCGGCCCGCTGGCCGGCGGCCTGCTGGTCGACGGCTTCGGCTGGCAGTGGATCTTCTTCGTGAACCTCCCGGTCGGCGTGATCGCCTTCATCGCCGCGTGGATCCTCGTGCCGCGCCTCAAGACGCACCCGCACCGCTTCGACATCCTCGGCGTCGTGCTGAGTGCGGCCGCGATCTTCCTCCTGGTCTTCGGCCTGCAGGAGGGCGAGAAGTACGACTGGGGCGTCATCTGGGGTCCGATCTCGGTCTGGGGCCTGATCATCGCCGGCATCGTCGTCCTCGGCCTGTTCGTGCTGCAGCAGTGGAAGACGAAGAGCGAGGCGCTCGTGCCGCTCGCGCTGTTCCGCGACCGCAACTTCTCCGGCGCGAACATCGCGATCGCGACGGTCGGGTTCGCCGTGACGAGCATGTCGCTGCCGCTGATGTTCTTCCTGCAGATCGCCCGAGGGCTCACGCCCACGCAGGCTGCGCTGCTGATGATCCCGATGGCCGTGTTCTCGGGTGTGCTCGCCCCGCTCGCGGGCAAGATCCTCGACCGCACCGACCCGCGGGTGATCCTCATCCCCGGTCTCATCGCGTTCGGCGCAGCGCTCGTCTGGTACTCGTCGCTGGTGAACATGGACAGCGAGATCTGGATGTTCCTGTTCCCGTCCGCCCTCCTCGGCATCGGCAGCGCCGGCATGTGGGGGCCGCTCGCGACGACGGCCACGCGGATGCTCCCGATGCGCCAGGCCGGCGCCGGTGCGGGCATCTACAACACCACCCGCACCATCGGCTCGGTGGTCGGCTCGGCGGCGATCGCGACCTTCATGCAGGCACGCCTCGAGGCCAACCTCCCCGGAATGGGTGACGCCGCAGGCTCGATCGGCTCCGGCGGGAAGCTGCCGGATGCCGTCGCCGAGGGCTTCGCGGCCGGGATGTCGCAGGCCATCCTGCTGCCGGCCTGCGTGATCGTGATCGGACTCGTCGCCTCGCTGTTCCTCCGTGGGGCGCCGCAGCAGAGGTCCGCGAAGGTCGACGCGCCGGCATCCGTTCCCGTCGAGTAG
- a CDS encoding PadR family transcriptional regulator: protein MTKDAVDRLTPMGVMVLALLREADMHPYEMARLLRVRHDDRLLTITNGTLYHTVSRLQREGLIDEVGIDREGNRPERTTYTLTDAGRDAVVAWVRREIARIDRPAEFRIALAESHNLERSEVIDLLRARRSGLSDDLAAHSDSLRKAADKGVPAQVLVEVERQEALLDAEIRWLDSLLTRLEAESILWGPSAFTDSDRYLAQRKAAQL from the coding sequence ATGACAAAGGATGCCGTCGACCGGCTCACGCCCATGGGGGTGATGGTGCTCGCGCTGCTGCGCGAAGCCGACATGCACCCCTACGAGATGGCACGCCTGCTGCGCGTGCGCCACGACGACCGCCTGCTCACGATCACCAACGGCACGCTCTACCACACGGTTTCCCGGCTCCAGCGGGAGGGGCTGATCGACGAGGTCGGCATCGACCGCGAAGGCAACCGTCCCGAGCGCACGACCTACACGCTCACGGATGCCGGACGCGACGCCGTCGTCGCGTGGGTGCGCCGAGAGATCGCGCGGATCGATCGCCCCGCCGAGTTCCGCATCGCCCTCGCGGAGTCGCACAACCTCGAGCGCTCCGAGGTCATCGACCTTCTGCGGGCCCGCCGCTCGGGCTTGAGCGATGATCTCGCGGCGCACAGCGACAGTTTGCGCAAGGCCGCCGACAAGGGAGTCCCGGCACAGGTGCTCGTCGAGGTGGAGCGACAGGAAGCGCTCCTCGACGCCGAGATCCGCTGGCTCGACTCCCTCCTCACCCGTCTCGAAGCCGAAAGCATCCTCTGGGGTCCTTCGGCTTTCACCGACTCAGACCGCTACCTCGCTCAGCGAAAGGCTGCACAGTTATGA
- a CDS encoding DUF1266 domain-containing protein: MHPVARVDFNDLGSIVQWLIGQWWVWTIVGVIVLFFLIVWILPDAKVKPSEEFSTTDTEANEIALGFLQITNLPSGPWNDPTASGLGAREKSVLVDQWGVHSRQDWLDNIERLTTDRRRREMWTLYLAVRTALAERLSRAPKAKEWLAAIVEEGGDKRDARTFVTAIEYIESEVRKRVGKDIVTPGLFVRTLDGYAIGQAVAMTTWGVGLGHGDVAEARSIIHRINADARPAFASWADFGLSYIAGRVMHGSDGSVDEKSFEKFGDGWSDFKAAATEKRNGPWATLPWRR; this comes from the coding sequence ATGCACCCTGTCGCGCGCGTCGACTTCAACGACCTCGGCTCGATCGTCCAGTGGCTCATCGGGCAGTGGTGGGTGTGGACGATCGTCGGCGTCATCGTGCTCTTCTTCCTCATCGTGTGGATCCTCCCCGACGCCAAGGTGAAGCCCTCGGAGGAGTTCTCCACGACCGACACCGAGGCGAATGAGATCGCGCTCGGCTTCCTCCAGATCACCAACCTGCCGTCGGGCCCGTGGAACGACCCGACCGCCTCGGGCCTCGGCGCTCGCGAGAAATCGGTGCTCGTCGACCAGTGGGGCGTGCACTCGCGCCAGGACTGGCTCGACAACATCGAGCGCCTCACCACCGATCGTCGTCGTCGTGAGATGTGGACGCTGTATCTCGCTGTCCGCACCGCCCTCGCCGAGCGCCTCAGCCGCGCACCGAAGGCGAAGGAGTGGCTGGCCGCGATCGTCGAGGAGGGCGGCGACAAGCGCGACGCCCGCACCTTCGTCACCGCGATCGAGTACATCGAGTCCGAGGTGCGCAAGCGCGTCGGGAAGGACATCGTCACCCCCGGCCTGTTCGTACGCACACTCGACGGCTACGCCATCGGCCAGGCGGTGGCCATGACCACGTGGGGTGTCGGACTCGGGCACGGCGATGTCGCCGAAGCGCGGTCCATCATCCACCGGATCAACGCCGACGCCCGCCCGGCATTCGCCTCGTGGGCCGACTTCGGCCTCAGCTACATCGCCGGCCGCGTCATGCACGGGAGCGACGGCAGCGTCGACGAGAAGTCGTTCGAGAAGTTCGGCGACGGCTGGTCCGACTTCAAGGCCGCCGCGACCGAGAAGCGCAACGGCCCGTGGGCGACCCTGCCATGGAGGCGCTGA
- a CDS encoding LamB/YcsF family protein translates to MVSIDLNSDLGENVVDRVVSDDESMLRLITSANVSCGFHAGSPEGIRDTLAAAVQGGVVIGAHPGYRDYENFGRTKVDIDSATLQAHVEYQLGALIGLARAVGGRVAYVKPHGALYNTIARDERQSKDVVAAIRAIDPSLVLLGLSGGVVLEVAERAGLAVAAEAFADRAYQPNGQLLSRTEPGAVLHDPAAVAERMVRLASDGVIRAIDGTDVPVVAQSICVHGDSPGSVAMAAETRRMLEGAGITIAPFAGA, encoded by the coding sequence ATGGTTTCGATCGACCTGAACTCGGACCTCGGCGAGAACGTCGTCGACCGGGTCGTGAGCGACGACGAGAGCATGCTGCGCCTCATCACAAGCGCGAACGTGTCGTGCGGCTTCCATGCCGGCAGCCCCGAGGGCATCCGCGACACTCTCGCCGCGGCCGTGCAGGGCGGCGTCGTGATCGGCGCGCACCCCGGCTACCGCGACTACGAGAACTTCGGTCGCACGAAGGTCGACATCGACTCGGCGACGCTGCAGGCGCACGTCGAGTATCAGCTCGGCGCGCTCATCGGCCTCGCTCGGGCGGTCGGCGGACGGGTGGCGTACGTCAAGCCGCACGGCGCGCTGTACAACACGATCGCGCGCGATGAGCGGCAGTCGAAGGACGTCGTGGCGGCGATCCGCGCGATCGACCCGAGCCTCGTGCTGCTGGGCCTCTCCGGAGGTGTCGTGCTCGAGGTGGCAGAGCGGGCCGGGCTCGCCGTCGCCGCGGAGGCCTTCGCGGACCGCGCCTATCAGCCGAACGGACAGCTCCTCTCGCGCACCGAGCCGGGTGCAGTGCTGCACGACCCCGCGGCGGTCGCCGAGCGCATGGTGCGGCTCGCCTCCGACGGCGTGATCCGAGCGATCGACGGGACCGACGTGCCGGTCGTCGCGCAGTCGATCTGCGTGCACGGCGACAGCCCCGGTTCGGTGGCCATGGCGGCGGAGACCCGGCGGATGCTGGAGGGCGCGGGCATCACGATCGCCCCGTTCGCGGGGGCGTGA